The Crocosphaera subtropica ATCC 51142 genome includes a window with the following:
- a CDS encoding SemiSWEET transporter, translating into MNSITWIGLLAGTLTTISFFPQMLKTWKTRSTKDISLEMFLLFCSGLLLWIIYGLFMRDIPVIMTNVATFILAFPILILKLKYK; encoded by the coding sequence ATGAATTCTATTACTTGGATTGGTTTATTAGCAGGAACCTTAACCACCATTTCTTTTTTTCCCCAAATGCTAAAGACTTGGAAAACCCGTTCCACTAAAGATATTTCGTTAGAAATGTTTTTGTTGTTTTGTAGTGGTCTTTTATTGTGGATTATTTACGGTTTATTTATGAGAGATATTCCTGTGATTATGACCAATGTTGCTACTTTTATTTTGGCGTTTCCTATTCTCATTTTGAAACTAAAATATAAGTAA
- a CDS encoding helix-turn-helix domain-containing protein, with protein MNQSTPYVSNQQKLQQLMEEAEIANFEQLSQLSGVSQWQLNRLLTGLLPKLPITDLLKLSQVLKISLEQLLLQFETTESLSADWEIASQGISANIDSNAMALQQEYKQLQQQLNQQKERLEKEFQGSSIAALESWLLQWPTAAIVAQKNPEISAVKLLPLVKPIFELLKQWGLEMKGSVGEVVSYNPQLHQLLEGGGHAEPGDPVIIRYVGYSHDHKLLYRAKVSPVKKEETTS; from the coding sequence ATGAACCAGTCTACCCCTTATGTCTCTAACCAGCAAAAATTACAACAGTTAATGGAGGAGGCCGAAATTGCTAATTTCGAGCAATTAAGTCAATTGTCTGGGGTTTCTCAATGGCAGTTAAATCGACTATTAACCGGGTTACTTCCTAAATTACCCATTACAGACCTTCTTAAGCTATCTCAGGTGTTAAAAATCTCTCTAGAACAGTTGTTATTACAGTTTGAAACCACGGAATCTTTGAGTGCAGATTGGGAAATTGCTAGTCAAGGTATTTCGGCTAATATTGACAGTAATGCTATGGCGTTACAACAGGAATATAAACAGTTACAACAGCAACTGAATCAACAAAAAGAGCGATTAGAAAAGGAATTTCAAGGCTCTAGCATTGCTGCTTTGGAATCTTGGTTATTACAGTGGCCAACCGCTGCAATTGTCGCTCAAAAGAATCCTGAAATTTCTGCAGTTAAATTATTACCCTTAGTGAAACCCATTTTTGAATTACTCAAACAATGGGGACTGGAAATGAAGGGAAGTGTCGGAGAAGTGGTTTCTTATAATCCTCAGTTGCATCAACTATTAGAAGGGGGAGGCCATGCTGAACCGGGTGATCCCGTGATCATTCGCTATGTGGGATATAGTCACGACCATAAACTTTTGTATCGTGCCAAGGTCAGTCCTGTTAAGAAAGAAGAGACAACTAGCTAA
- the hypE gene encoding hydrogenase expression/formation protein HypE, with translation MNDFNVSCPIPLDKYPQVLLAHGGGGKLMQQLLEKMVFSTFKLPQDIPPHDAAVINLPGSKIAFTTDSYVIHPLFFPGGDIGSLAINGTVNDLAMSGAHPLYLSLGLIIEEGLPMETLWRVIQSLKKAANRANIQVVTGDTKVVDRGKGDGIFINTAGVGIIEHNQSIAPQFVHPGDAILINGDIGRHGISIMALREGLELETTIESDCAPLHNIVLEMLNQDIEIHCLRDLTRGGLASALNEIATSAEVTINIKERAIAVQEDVQGACEILGFDPLYVANEGKFVAFIPQNSVKGALEIMKSFSQDASVIGEVTGKGTGMGLVTLESKIGSQRIVDMLSGEQLPRIC, from the coding sequence ATGAACGATTTTAATGTATCTTGTCCCATTCCTTTGGATAAATATCCGCAAGTTTTACTCGCTCATGGAGGAGGGGGGAAACTGATGCAGCAGTTACTGGAAAAAATGGTTTTTTCCACCTTTAAGCTGCCTCAAGACATTCCTCCCCATGACGCTGCTGTCATTAACCTTCCTGGGTCTAAAATCGCCTTTACAACGGATTCTTATGTCATTCATCCACTTTTTTTTCCTGGGGGAGATATTGGCAGTTTAGCCATCAATGGAACCGTCAACGATCTCGCCATGAGTGGCGCACATCCCCTTTATTTAAGTTTAGGATTGATTATCGAAGAAGGACTACCCATGGAAACATTATGGCGAGTGATTCAGTCCTTAAAAAAAGCAGCCAACAGAGCAAATATTCAGGTTGTTACAGGAGATACAAAAGTTGTTGATCGTGGTAAAGGAGATGGAATTTTTATTAACACCGCAGGAGTCGGCATTATTGAACATAATCAAAGCATTGCCCCTCAATTTGTTCACCCAGGGGATGCTATTTTAATCAATGGAGATATTGGTCGTCATGGCATTTCTATTATGGCACTCAGGGAAGGATTAGAGTTAGAAACCACCATCGAAAGTGACTGTGCGCCGCTTCATAATATTGTTTTAGAAATGCTTAATCAAGACATAGAAATTCATTGTTTAAGGGACTTAACCAGAGGGGGTTTAGCCAGTGCATTAAATGAAATTGCAACCAGTGCTGAAGTTACTATCAATATCAAAGAAAGAGCGATCGCTGTTCAAGAAGATGTACAAGGGGCCTGTGAAATTTTAGGGTTTGATCCCCTCTATGTTGCCAACGAGGGGAAATTTGTCGCTTTTATTCCGCAAAACTCAGTTAAAGGTGCCTTGGAAATTATGAAATCTTTTTCTCAAGACGCTTCTGTTATTGGGGAAGTAACTGGCAAGGGAACAGGTATGGGTTTAGTTACTTTAGAAAGTAAAATCGGTTCTCAGCGCATTGTTGATATGTTAAGCGGAGAACAATTACCCAGAATATGTTAA
- a CDS encoding Uma2 family endonuclease, giving the protein MITYTINLEPLGKMTDEQFYQLCRKNPEINFERNAKGELMIMPPTGGETGNRNSEINAEFVFWNRQTKLGKVFDSNTCFKFPNGAERSPDVSWIKLERWNQLTLEQKEKFPPIAPDFVLELMSPSDSVKNTQEKMAEYQANGVKLGWLINRKDQQVEIYRQGKSKEVLNEPIFLSGEDILPEFVLDLAMVW; this is encoded by the coding sequence ATGATTACTTATACGATTAATTTAGAACCCCTTGGCAAAATGACCGATGAACAGTTTTATCAACTGTGTCGTAAAAATCCTGAGATCAATTTTGAACGGAATGCTAAGGGAGAATTAATGATTATGCCACCCACAGGAGGAGAAACAGGAAACCGTAATTCAGAGATTAATGCTGAATTTGTATTCTGGAATCGTCAAACAAAATTAGGGAAAGTCTTTGATTCTAATACTTGTTTTAAATTTCCTAATGGTGCAGAACGATCGCCCGATGTATCTTGGATAAAGTTAGAAAGATGGAATCAATTAACCCTCGAACAAAAAGAGAAATTTCCCCCTATTGCCCCTGATTTTGTTTTAGAATTAATGTCCCCTAGTGATAGTGTAAAAAATACACAGGAAAAAATGGCAGAATATCAAGCCAATGGCGTTAAGTTAGGGTGGTTAATTAATCGTAAAGATCAACAAGTTGAGATTTATCGTCAAGGAAAATCTAAAGAAGTGTTAAATGAGCCAATATTTTTATCGGGTGAAGATATTTTACCTGAATTTGTTTTAGATTTAGCAATGGTTTGGTAA
- a CDS encoding XisH family protein has product MSAKDIFHSAVRKGLEKEGWIVTDDPLRIEVGDVEMYVDLGAEQLLAAERNTEKIAVEIKSFIGKSSISEFHTAIGQCLNYRIALEEKEPERQLYLAIPLDIYYSFFELRFIQTVLKRLQISLIIYDAIEEVIVTWKN; this is encoded by the coding sequence ATGTCTGCTAAAGATATTTTTCATAGTGCAGTGAGAAAAGGATTAGAAAAAGAGGGATGGATCGTTACAGATGACCCTTTAAGAATTGAAGTCGGTGATGTTGAAATGTATGTTGATTTAGGAGCAGAACAACTTTTAGCAGCAGAAAGGAATACTGAAAAAATTGCGGTTGAAATTAAAAGTTTTATAGGAAAATCTAGTATTTCAGAATTTCATACAGCCATTGGGCAATGTTTAAATTATCGCATTGCTTTAGAAGAAAAAGAACCAGAAAGGCAGTTATATTTAGCGATTCCCTTAGATATTTATTATAGTTTTTTTGAATTACGATTTATTCAAACAGTCCTTAAACGATTGCAAATTTCTTTAATTATTTATGATGCTATTGAGGAGGTTATTGTTACATGGAAAAATTAG
- a CDS encoding XisI protein has translation MEKLEKYRHYVKQVITEYSQLGSSKDPIEQQLIFDTVNDHYQLMYVGWKNRRRYHGCVLHLDIKNGKIWIQHDGTEVGMANQLVKLGVPKEDIVLAFHEPLLREYTGFAVG, from the coding sequence ATGGAAAAATTAGAAAAATATCGTCACTATGTTAAACAAGTTATTACTGAATATTCTCAATTAGGTTCATCAAAAGATCCCATAGAACAACAGTTAATTTTTGACACCGTTAATGATCACTATCAATTGATGTATGTTGGTTGGAAAAATAGACGAAGATATCATGGTTGTGTTTTACATCTGGATATTAAAAATGGCAAAATTTGGATTCAACATGATGGAACGGAGGTGGGCATGGCTAATCAATTAGTTAAATTAGGTGTTCCTAAAGAAGATATTGTCTTAGCTTTTCATGAACCTTTACTTAGAGAATATACAGGGTTTGCAGTGGGTTGA
- a CDS encoding DUF4386 domain-containing protein produces MIINDKIKTSPLLYARVAGVLYLIIIVCGLFSEMYVRSHLIIPEDAVTTATNIMDSIFLFRLGFLSDLIMILCDVIVAIIFYILLKSVNKNIALLTVSFRLMQDAILGINLLNFFIPLILISHANYLKNFETNQLYALVLLFLNIHNYGYLIALVFFGIHCFLLGYLMVNSYYFPKLLGFGLMVACFGYLMDSFANFLLPNYTEITSWLVIISAVVAEFSLCLWLLFKGVKLECNLD; encoded by the coding sequence ATGATTATAAATGATAAAATTAAAACCTCTCCATTGCTTTATGCAAGAGTTGCAGGGGTTTTATATTTAATTATTATTGTTTGTGGTTTGTTTAGCGAGATGTATGTTCGTTCTCATCTTATTATTCCAGAAGATGCAGTGACAACTGCTACAAATATTATGGATTCTATATTCCTATTTCGTTTAGGTTTTCTTAGTGATCTAATTATGATTCTTTGTGATGTGATTGTCGCTATCATTTTTTACATTTTACTCAAATCAGTTAATAAAAATATAGCTTTACTGACAGTAAGTTTCAGGTTAATGCAAGATGCTATTTTAGGAATAAACTTACTGAATTTTTTTATCCCTTTAATACTTATCAGTCATGCTAATTACCTAAAAAATTTTGAAACGAATCAATTATATGCTTTAGTTTTACTCTTTCTCAATATTCATAATTATGGCTATCTCATCGCCTTAGTCTTTTTTGGAATTCATTGTTTTTTACTGGGTTATTTAATGGTAAATTCATATTATTTTCCTAAACTTTTAGGCTTCGGGTTAATGGTAGCCTGTTTTGGTTATTTAATGGATAGTTTTGCTAATTTTCTCTTACCTAATTATACAGAAATTACGTCTTGGTTAGTGATTATTTCAGCAGTAGTCGCTGAATTTTCTCTTTGTTTGTGGTTATTATTTAAAGGGGTAAAGCTAGAGTGTAATCTGGATTAA
- a CDS encoding pentapeptide repeat-containing protein, protein MNAQEMLKRYAAGERDFSRVTLVHVCLCDANLVGVHLEGAELILADLKGVALTDAHLNQAKLNQSNLTHANMIQACLIGAEMIDIDLSGADLSGADLREADLSGANLGGANLTNTHLEGANLMGADLRGADLTGVNLEQTNLIGAKLSGAFLN, encoded by the coding sequence ATGAACGCTCAAGAAATGTTGAAAAGATATGCAGCCGGAGAACGAGATTTTAGTCGAGTCACTTTAGTTCACGTTTGTCTGTGTGATGCTAATTTGGTTGGAGTCCACTTAGAAGGGGCAGAGTTGATCTTAGCAGATTTAAAAGGGGTTGCCTTAACAGATGCCCATTTAAACCAAGCTAAATTGAATCAATCTAATCTAACTCATGCCAATATGATTCAAGCTTGTCTCATCGGTGCAGAAATGATCGATATTGATTTAAGTGGGGCTGACTTAAGTGGGGCTGATTTAAGAGAAGCGGATCTGAGTGGGGCAAATTTAGGAGGAGCCAACTTAACCAATACTCACTTAGAAGGAGCAAATTTGATGGGGGCTGATCTTAGAGGGGCTGATTTAACAGGGGTTAATTTAGAACAAACTAACTTAATCGGAGCCAAATTAAGTGGGGCTTTTCTCAACTAA
- the psb34 gene encoding photosystem II assembly protein Psb34, with translation MPNNSIESRAVARPPSDGSELIPAEVSRNFSNSGNQSPDPVLKDGYTRDDEGIINNYAIEPDEYQADYPAPYQQRRYLFQGAIAVVFIGCIIWVAFIVS, from the coding sequence ATGCCCAATAATAGTATAGAAAGCAGGGCAGTAGCACGTCCCCCTAGTGATGGCAGTGAGTTAATTCCTGCTGAAGTTTCAAGAAATTTTAGTAATAGTGGCAATCAGTCTCCTGATCCCGTTCTGAAAGATGGCTACACCAGAGATGATGAAGGAATCATCAATAACTATGCCATCGAACCAGATGAGTACCAAGCAGATTATCCTGCACCTTATCAACAAAGACGTTATCTTTTTCAAGGAGCGATCGCAGTTGTCTTCATTGGTTGTATAATCTGGGTTGCTTTTATTGTCAGCTAA
- a CDS encoding P-II family nitrogen regulator: MSSNINEGILFTIICEAFLQDRLVHLLQTIGVSGYTIIPAQGAGSHGKRMGDIAGYNTNIEVKTIVTPEKSDQLLDALDHFEISHALIAFRQKVDGLFD, from the coding sequence ATGTCTTCAAATATAAACGAAGGAATACTTTTTACTATCATTTGTGAAGCCTTTTTACAAGATCGTCTTGTACACCTATTACAAACCATTGGAGTTTCTGGTTACACAATTATTCCTGCACAGGGTGCCGGTAGTCATGGTAAGCGCATGGGTGATATTGCTGGATACAACACCAATATTGAAGTCAAAACAATTGTTACCCCAGAGAAATCTGATCAATTATTAGATGCACTCGATCACTTTGAGATAAGTCACGCCTTGATTGCATTTCGGCAAAAAGTAGACGGTTTATTTGATTAA
- a CDS encoding acyl-CoA desaturase produces the protein MTNTIKISPDKRKPLTFNWIAIAFFSAVHLVALSAPWFFSWSALGVAIFLHWLIGSIGICLGYHRLLTHRSFEVPKPLEYIIAIIGALALQGSPIFWVSGHRMHHAYTEDMEKDPYSAKRGFWWSHILWLFYDRPEFFNYDQYKKYAPDLDKQPFYRWLDRYFLLLQLPLGLLLYLLGGWSFVIYGLFVRTVLLWHSTWFINSVSHLIGYRTYNSNDNSRNLWWAAILTYGEGWHNNHHAYPNIAKAGLKWWELDVTWWAIKILSKLNLAKKIKLPV, from the coding sequence ATGACGAATACGATTAAAATATCCCCTGACAAGAGGAAACCGTTAACATTTAACTGGATAGCTATCGCCTTTTTTAGTGCAGTTCATCTAGTTGCACTTTCAGCCCCGTGGTTCTTTTCGTGGTCAGCTTTAGGGGTGGCTATTTTTCTCCATTGGTTGATCGGCAGTATTGGCATTTGTTTAGGGTATCATCGCTTATTAACTCACCGCAGTTTTGAAGTTCCAAAACCCCTAGAATATATCATTGCAATCATTGGTGCTTTAGCATTGCAAGGTAGCCCTATATTTTGGGTTTCAGGACACCGAATGCACCATGCTTATACTGAAGATATGGAAAAAGATCCTTACTCTGCGAAACGGGGTTTTTGGTGGAGTCATATACTCTGGTTGTTTTATGATCGTCCAGAATTTTTTAACTATGATCAGTATAAAAAATATGCCCCGGATCTTGATAAACAGCCCTTTTATCGTTGGTTAGATCGCTATTTCTTATTATTACAGTTACCTCTGGGACTTTTACTTTACCTTCTCGGTGGTTGGTCATTTGTTATTTATGGTTTGTTTGTCAGAACGGTTTTACTGTGGCATAGTACCTGGTTTATTAACTCTGTCTCTCATCTAATAGGCTATCGTACTTATAATAGTAATGATAATTCCCGTAACTTATGGTGGGCAGCTATCTTAACTTATGGAGAAGGTTGGCATAATAATCATCATGCTTATCCTAACATAGCTAAGGCCGGATTGAAATGGTGGGAACTTGATGTAACTTGGTGGGCAATTAAGATTTTGAGTAAACTGAATTTAGCTAAGAAGATTAAACTACCCGTTTAA
- the ydiJ gene encoding D-2-hydroxyglutarate dehydrogenase YdiJ — MIPRLLPETTINQTIANFLTCLKETTFSGDIKGDIANRLIASTDNSIYQILPQGVVFPRTTEDIREIFKLANKTEFESVTFSPRGGGTGTNGQSLSPSIIIDCSKYMNQVLELNLEEDWVRVQPGIILDQLNQILSEHNLFFAPSLAPSNRATIGGMINTDAAGKGSRIYGKTSDHILELSWVLSNGTLSSSSQISRDDLDSLKQQNGRLGEIYNLIDKIVSEKAELIDNIFPKLTRFMTGYNVAKVYDETRNYFDLNRILAGSEGTLGIITETKLKLTKIPKATQLLAIHYQNFDAALKDATNLLNYDPAAIETVDEIILELAKNDSIYQEVKDFICEAKAINLVEFVGETNQDIEQQISPLIDQLENYKNPGVLGYYHTEKPEEIKKLWSLRKKGAALLGSMPGHRKPIAFIEDTAVSPENLASYTHEFQALLNSYKLTYAMFGHVDVGCLHVRPALDMKVPEDEKLIREISDQVVNLVRKYGGVIWGEHGKGFRSEYTPLFFGEELYQDLRRIKEVFDPDNKLNPGKIVTPYNSSDEIVKLESTLRGHFDRQVSQQFRTEYEAVFNCNGNGACFNFNPDEIICPSAKQTRNRIHSPKGRAMLLREWLRLLSKSNFKDSFKENLSFPKKVWYTLDKWQGKEDFSHDVYEAMQGCLACKGCISQCPIHVDIPDLKSQFLERYHSRYLRSFRDYLMANIEKLIYYQSFAPNLFNSLVQNTISKLLINKTLNLVDTPLISYPTVRDKLPIALNIETLDKLSVEEQKNSIILLQDAFTSFYESQLVIDTYHCLENLDYNVYILPFFINGKTLHLKGFINNFKMVIHNNINALKTVLDLDIPIIGIEPSMTLTYRDEYEKIASDKNIFKKVQLIQEFLVTQEKRFPKIQSTHPYYLLAHCHEKSLAFNSEKQWQTVFKNMGISLNIVSVGCCGMAGMYGHEKEHYENSKGIYQSSWQQHLPKKIDEQPYYLVTGYSCRSQVKRFSGWKPQHPIQALNQLISFSKNNSS, encoded by the coding sequence ATGATTCCGAGACTTTTACCAGAAACAACCATCAATCAAACCATTGCTAATTTTTTAACTTGTTTAAAAGAAACGACTTTTTCAGGAGATATTAAAGGGGATATCGCTAACCGTTTAATTGCTTCGACTGATAACAGTATTTATCAAATTTTACCCCAAGGCGTTGTTTTTCCTCGTACCACCGAAGATATCAGAGAAATTTTTAAATTAGCTAACAAAACTGAATTTGAGTCTGTTACTTTTTCACCCAGAGGAGGGGGAACTGGTACCAATGGACAATCACTTTCTCCTAGTATTATTATAGACTGTTCTAAGTACATGAATCAAGTTTTAGAACTCAATTTAGAAGAAGATTGGGTTAGGGTTCAACCTGGAATTATTTTAGACCAATTGAACCAAATTTTATCGGAACATAATTTATTTTTTGCGCCTTCTCTTGCTCCTAGTAATCGTGCTACTATCGGGGGAATGATTAATACAGATGCTGCCGGTAAAGGTTCTCGTATTTATGGGAAAACCAGTGATCATATTTTGGAATTAAGTTGGGTTTTATCCAATGGAACTTTAAGCAGTTCCTCACAAATTAGTAGAGATGATTTAGATAGTTTAAAACAACAAAATGGAAGATTAGGAGAAATTTATAACCTTATTGATAAAATCGTCTCTGAAAAAGCAGAATTAATTGACAATATCTTTCCGAAGTTAACTCGATTTATGACGGGTTATAACGTAGCTAAAGTTTATGATGAAACAAGAAACTATTTTGATCTTAATCGAATTCTAGCGGGTTCAGAAGGAACATTAGGAATTATTACAGAAACGAAATTGAAGTTAACTAAAATTCCTAAAGCGACTCAATTATTAGCAATTCATTATCAGAATTTTGATGCGGCTTTAAAAGATGCTACAAACTTACTCAATTATGATCCTGCTGCTATTGAAACTGTGGACGAAATAATTTTAGAATTAGCTAAAAATGATAGTATTTATCAAGAGGTTAAAGACTTTATTTGTGAGGCTAAAGCTATTAATTTAGTTGAGTTTGTTGGAGAAACTAATCAAGATATAGAACAGCAAATAAGCCCTTTAATTGATCAATTAGAAAATTATAAAAATCCAGGTGTTCTAGGCTATTATCATACTGAAAAACCAGAAGAAATTAAGAAATTATGGTCATTAAGAAAAAAAGGAGCAGCTTTATTAGGAAGTATGCCAGGCCATCGCAAACCTATTGCTTTTATTGAAGATACTGCCGTTTCTCCTGAAAATTTAGCCAGTTATACCCATGAATTTCAAGCTTTATTAAACAGTTATAAACTTACTTATGCTATGTTTGGTCATGTCGATGTGGGTTGTCTTCATGTTCGTCCTGCGTTAGATATGAAAGTCCCTGAAGATGAAAAATTGATTAGAGAAATATCGGATCAAGTTGTTAATTTAGTTCGTAAATATGGTGGGGTTATCTGGGGAGAACATGGTAAAGGATTTCGCAGTGAATACACCCCTTTATTCTTTGGAGAAGAACTCTATCAAGACTTAAGAAGAATCAAAGAAGTTTTTGATCCAGATAATAAATTAAATCCAGGAAAAATAGTGACACCTTATAACAGTTCAGATGAAATTGTTAAACTAGAATCAACTTTAAGGGGACACTTTGATCGTCAGGTTTCTCAACAGTTTAGAACTGAGTATGAAGCAGTCTTTAATTGTAATGGAAATGGTGCTTGTTTTAACTTTAATCCTGATGAAATTATTTGTCCTTCTGCTAAACAAACTCGCAATCGCATTCACTCCCCAAAAGGCAGGGCAATGTTATTAAGAGAATGGTTAAGATTACTGTCAAAATCAAATTTCAAAGACAGCTTTAAGGAGAATTTATCCTTTCCTAAAAAGGTCTGGTACACCCTAGACAAATGGCAAGGAAAAGAAGATTTTTCCCATGATGTTTATGAAGCAATGCAAGGCTGTCTTGCTTGTAAAGGATGTATAAGTCAATGTCCCATTCATGTTGATATTCCTGACTTAAAATCTCAATTTTTAGAACGTTATCATAGTCGTTATTTACGTTCTTTTAGAGATTATTTAATGGCTAATATTGAAAAATTAATCTATTATCAATCTTTTGCGCCTAATTTATTTAATAGTTTGGTGCAGAACACTATAAGTAAATTATTAATCAATAAAACCTTAAATTTAGTTGATACTCCCCTTATTAGTTACCCAACTGTACGAGATAAATTACCTATAGCGTTAAATATAGAAACCTTAGATAAGTTATCAGTAGAAGAACAAAAAAATAGCATTATTTTGCTACAAGATGCCTTTACCAGTTTTTATGAATCACAGTTAGTGATAGACACTTATCATTGTCTAGAAAACTTAGATTATAATGTTTATATTTTGCCTTTTTTTATCAATGGAAAAACCCTACATCTAAAAGGTTTTATTAATAATTTCAAGATGGTTATTCATAATAATATTAATGCCTTGAAAACAGTTTTAGACTTAGATATTCCGATAATTGGCATTGAACCTAGTATGACCTTAACTTATCGAGATGAGTATGAAAAAATTGCTTCTGATAAAAACATTTTTAAGAAAGTTCAACTCATCCAAGAATTTTTAGTAACACAAGAGAAAAGATTCCCCAAAATTCAATCAACCCATCCCTATTATTTATTAGCACATTGTCATGAAAAATCCCTAGCTTTTAACTCAGAAAAGCAATGGCAAACAGTTTTTAAAAACATGGGAATTAGTTTAAATATTGTATCTGTTGGTTGTTGTGGAATGGCTGGAATGTATGGCCATGAAAAAGAACATTATGAAAATTCTAAAGGTATTTATCAGAGTAGTTGGCAACAACATTTACCTAAAAAGATTGACGAACAACCCTATTATTTAGTTACGGGATATTCCTGTCGTTCTCAAGTCAAAAGATTTTCAGGATGGAAACCCCAACATCCTATTCAAGCTTTAAATCAATTAATCTCTTTCTCCAAAAATAATAGTTCCTAA